The DNA segment TACCTTTCCTTTTTTTTCATATGCTACAATATCTCCTTTAGATAATTGATATGAAGCCTCTAATACTTGACTATAATCTCCATACTTTATTGCCTTACTACGTCCACTATAAATTATATAATCCTTAAAAGCTTGTGCATTTACCCATGATTTTGTACCATCTTTTTCATAGTTCCATGAATATGTCTTTTTAAACTGTCCACCTTCAAACAATGATTGAGATGCAAAATTAGCACAGTCTCCACCTATTGAATTATAATCTTTATACTTATTATTATATTTATAATTATTTTCTCCATTATCTGCAGCACCTAGATACTTATCCATATATTTTACTATTTCTTCTCTTCTATCATTAGTTTCTAAGTTTTTATTTCCTTTTGTTATAATCGTTTTTATATTTTCTATATCATCTTTTTTTATGCCAAGATTATCTCCAAAAGGATCATCATACCAATCTTTTGTAATAATCCATTTATTATCTCTTTTTTCTATATCCATAGCATGATAAGTTCCTATTCTAAAAGTATTTATATTTTTTATATCATCTTTGTAAACATACTTATATTCTGTAGATAAAGTAATATTCAAGCTTGCTTTTTCATCATATTCTTTTACCCAATTTATTATAGGAGTAGCTTCTATAGATATTATTTTTATTCCCTGCTTTTTTGACCAACTATGTAAATAATTCATTTTATTTATTTCATGTTCATATGCCCAAACTCCATATTTTTTATCTAAATCATAAAGTTTTTCTATGGTTTTTTCTTTTTCTTTTAATATGGCATTATTTCTAGTATCTATATTATTTTTTATTATAGTATTATAATCAGATTCACTTAATACATCTATAGTTTTATTTGAATAGAATAATATAATGCTTATACATAATGCTATTATAATTAAAGATACTATTAATATTTTCTTTTTTATCACTATAATCATATAGATTCCCCTTTCATAATATTAATTTATGATTAAAAATATAATTATAGAATAAAAAATAAGAATTACCCTGATTACTAATCAGGATAATTCTTATTTAATGTATTTTTTCTTTTATAGTTTACAAATATTATCCCTGAAGCTACTAAAACTAATGCTCCAAACATATATATTGTGAATTCTTCTTTTGGTAAAAGTAATACTGATAAAAATGATCCAGTAACTGGTATTACAAATTTAAACATTGTTATTTCTCCAGCTCTATTATATTTTAAAAGGGCATACCATAGTGAAAATGCTGTTGCTGATAGAAATGCAGAATATAATAATAATCCTGAAGATACTGGGTTAAAATTTAACATCTCTTCTGCACCACTATAACCTACTATAAGTAATATCAATGAGCCTAAAAACATTTGCCAAGCTGTTACTATAAATGGATGTATTTCTTTTGATAATTTTTTAGCTAGAATTGTTCCAAAGGCAGAAACTAGTCCAGATATTATAAGAAATCCTTCACCTCTAAAAGTAAAGTTTAAATTAAAACCACCTTTTCCCCAATTAACTAAAATTATTCCTAACAATCCTGAAATTAATCCTATTGTTTTTTTAAAATTCATTTTATCATCATGATATATGAAATGTGCAAGTATTACTACAAAAAATGTTCCACTTGAAGCAAGTATAGAACCTTTTATCCCACTTGTATATGCTAAACCATTGTAAAAGAAAAAGTATTGTAAACTAGTTTGAAGTAGTCCTAAAATTAATAGAGATATCACAGTTTCTCTTTTTATTTTTATTGGTATTTTTAAAAAAAGCATTACTACTACAAAAATTAAACATGATGCTATGAAAAATCTCATTCCTGCAAATAATATTTTAGAATATATATCAACTGCTGCTATCTCTAGCTCACTATAGCTTATTTTAAGTACAGGAAATGCACTTCCCCAAAGCATAGAACAAAAAATAGCTATTATTGTAACAGATACTTTATTTTTTAATAATTCACTTTTATCCAACTTTCTACACCTCTTTTATTTTCTTTAGTTATTCAATACTACAATCATATACTATTCAAAATGTTTTATAAATCCTATGTATATAGCCCATGCTATCTTTTGTTGATATTCTTCATTATTAAGTAGTTTTTCTTCATTTGGATTAGATAAAAAACCACATTCAACTAATACAGAAGCAGAGTCTGCTTCTCTTATAAGATAAATACTATCTCTAGGTTGTGGTACTCTTTCATTATTTTTATCTAACATTCTTCTAAGTTCTTTTTGTATTCCTTTTGCTAGTACTTTACTTTCTTCAGATCCTTTTTTATAAAATGTCTGTGCACCATAATATTGAGACTGAGGAAAACTATTTAAATGCACACTTATAAAAATATCTGGTTCAGAACCATTTATTAATATTCTTCTATTTCTTAAATCTTCATTTTTTTTCTGCCTATATGTTTTAGATTCTTCAGTATCTAAGCCTTCATCTATATCTCTTGTAAGTACAGCAATCCCTCCGCCTTGTTCTATTAATCTTCTCAATTTTAATGTTATTTCTAGATTTATTTCATCTTCTTTTTTAGTCAAATTTCCTATTGCACCTGGATCAAAACCACCATGACCAGCATCTAATACTATTATTTTATCCATTAAAGGTGTTGAAGTTTCTAATACTATATCTTTTTCGTTAAAAAAGTATAAAGATACAGCAAGTATTATTATAGGTATAAAAATTATATCTCTTTTTCTTATATTCAGTTCTCTCAATATATATCACCTTCCTTATATTATAAATATTTTTAAGGAAGTATTTATATTACAGAAAAATAGAGAAGTAGATATCTACTCCTCTATTTAATATTTACCTACATAATCCCAACCTAATGGTATACCAGGATTACCTGGCTTCCATCCTGCTTGAGCCCCTCTTCCAGTTCTTCTATTGAATTGTAAAGCCATTATTATTCTGATAATCTCATCAATATTTCTAGCTACAGGCTGAGGATTAGTCATCCATGCTTGAATTTTTCCTTCTGGGTCTATTATAAATGCGCCTCTCCAATCAAAACCTTCATTTTCATTTAATATGCCATATTTTTTAGATACTCTTTGAGTCCTATCTGATAATAATGGAAAGTTTATTTTTCTCCCTGATGGAGAAGTTTGTTGAAATATCTTATGAGAATAAATACTATCTGTACTTATTCCTAATACCATAGTATTTAATCTTTTAAATATTTCATGTCTGTCAGCAACTGCTGCAAGCTCCGTAGGTCAAACAAAAGTAAAATTTGATCCATAGAAAAATAAAACTACCCAACAACCTAAATAATCTGATAGTGATACATTTTTAGGTTTTCCTTTTACAATACCTTCTAATGTGAAATTAGGTGCTTTATCTCCTATGTCAAAATATTTTATATTATTTTTTTCATAAGGTCTACAATAAGATTTATATTCAAAACTATTATTCATTTTCATACCTCCCACCTATAATAATATATTATGATTTTATTATTATAAGAGTTCTATTAAGTAATAAAAAAAGACACTCATTTGAGTGTCTTTTATCATATATATTATCTCTTTGAGTAATATGATTCTAAGTTTTAAGTATATTACATCCGTTATAATACTTCTATATACTTATTCTATAGAAGTATAAATAGATAAAAAAATATAGAAAAGGATTAAGAAGGATATTAGTTGAACCAATTTGCACCATAATAGATGTTAGTTGAATACAATTATAAAATAAATTAATATATTTTTACTATATTATAATTATTTTATTTATGTTGATGCTTTAATATTTTATTATTAGTAGTATTTTCATTTTTCCATTCTTTAATAATATTATTTATATTCACTTCCCATTCCATATAATTTGATACGTTGAGTGCATTTTTATTAATTTTAGATATAAGTTCAATAAAAATATTAATATCTAATTCATATATATATATATGGGAAATAACATCAACATACTGTTCTATTGTAATAGGAATTACTGGTACATTCCTACCTATCCAACTTTCTTTATTTAATATAAAGAATTGCCATATTAATCTAACGTTCATTTTCTTTGATATAAATATTCCATATACATCCTTTTCTTTATACTCTTCTATAAATTTCAATACATGATCAATAACAGATGATCCTTCATGTTCCCATTGTCTTACACCTGACATTAACGATACTTCAGGAATTATAATAAACCCATTAAAATATACTTCCATGTCAGGTGTGTTCCCTCCTCCTGGTGCAAAACTTTTTGGTGTCAAATCTTCTTCAATCTTAAAGTTTCTTTTTACTTTATGTTTCCCATTAATCGCTACTAAAGATTTCCAAGTGTTAACTTCTAACCATAAAGCTGCCATATCCTCATTTCCTTTATTAATATCTTCAAATTTATTTATTATTTCTTTTCTTGAACTTCTTCGCTTAGATAAAGATTGAATAAATATTTGTTCATTTATGTTTAATAGACTTTCTGATAATTTTTCATCTGCAATTACTAATTTTTTATACTCTTTAGATTGTATTAATTTTTCAATTTCTGGTAAATTTTTAATGAAAAACTCTTTATTAATTTGTTTTTCTTGTTTAATAATATTTTTATAATTTTTCATTTTATTATTTACTATAATTTTTCTATCTTCTTTGTTATCCCACGGTAATATAATATTATACGGGGACCCAAAATATTTCATATATAAATCTAGATTTCTTTCATTATTGTATATAAATTTATATTTTTCTTGTAATAGCTTTATTTTAACTTTAGAATGTTCTGGAATATAAAGTTTAGTATAAATACCCCTACCTCTAGTTAAAAAAAGTCCTGTATATGTAAGCGCTCTTATAAAAGCATCTGCATAGTCTATATATGTCATTGGCTTATTTTTAATTTTAGGATAAGTGTTTTTTAAGATGTCTTTATAAATTTTCATAACATCTTTTGTTTTTAGTTTATTTGTCAAATTATTATATTTATTGCGAAACTTTTTTATTGCTTCAATAGTTATATCTACTTCTTTTATATCCATACATCCAAATAATAAGCCTATTTCTAACTGAGTTAAATATTTAAAGTGTTTAAACACTTCAATTAAAATTTCCATAGCAAAAACATGATTACCTTTATATTTCTTTTTTACTATAGGAGAAGGAAACTGTAATTTTAATAACTGTTTTAGAAGAAATTCATCATTCATTTTTTTATTTACAATTAGTTTTCCTATATCAGTTACTTTTACAATATTTTTGTTATCTACATATCCAAAACCAAAAAACTCAAAAGAAATTTTATCATTTCTTGCTGCACTTTCAACATCCACTTCATCATATTCTCCCGACATAAATTCATCATAACTTAGTTTTAGCCCTTCTTTGTGTGCATTATATATATATTCTCTTCTTATAATATTTATAGGCTGTTTTGTATTTTTGCTTTTTTTATATTCATCTTTTAAGTTCCAGTTCTTGCCTTCTAATGCTGCAAAATACGGAAACCATTCTATAGTTCTAAGAATACTTCGAGGTTTCATCCTAAACCACCATGAATTCATCTAAAACTCTCCTTTAAGAAATATGTTTATTTGATAGTTTTATAATTCGTTATAATCAAATGTTCTGCATTTTTATCATTTCTATTTTGAAAACTTACTAAATATTTTTTATCAAAAGGTTTTATATAGAACTCTTTGTATAAAGAGTAAATAAAATCAGTATTTTTTATTATTACCATAAATTTTGCTTGAGTTTTTTTAAGGTAATCAGCAAGTCTTTCTTGATCGTTATGTTCAAATTTATTTTGAGCATAAGTTGAAAAATCACTATCATATGGAGGATCTAAAAAAATAAAATCCTTAGTAGTAGGTTCAATTTTATTTAAAAATTCTTCAAAGTCTAAATTTTCAATTTGCGTCTTATTTAAATGCTTAATTAATTGTGAGTATCTTAACTTATTTATTTTTGATTTAAAGTCTTTTCTATTGTATGATATTCCTCCGTAAGGAACATTGAAGTTCCCTTTTTTATTGTACCTAAACATTGATGAATAACAGTATTCTCTTATGAAGTAAAATATTGCAGTTTCAAATGAACTATTAATTTTATATACATTAATATTATTATATAAATGTCTAAAATGCATATAAAAACCACTTTTAAACGCGGCTTCATAGTTATCCAAAATATCTTTTTGTGATAATTCACCTTTTTCTTTTTCAATTTTCTTCATTCTTTTAGTTTTATTTTTTAAATTTCGTTCAAGTTCATTTAAAAAATTTTTCAGATTTATATTAAAACTTGTCTCAAGTAATCCATTTAATTCTTTATTGTGTTTAATTATAAAACTAATTACAAAATCTTTAAAATCTAAATCTGACAATTGGTTATTTCTAAACTCTATATATTTTTCAATTAATTCTTTTTCATTTTTTTTTACAATTTCTTCTAATAATAACCAGTTATGATTTATAGCTTCTATTTTATTAAAAAATTCTTGATCTTGATTTTTTATACACTTATATAAGTTTATTAATTCGTTTGATTTATCATTTATATAGTATTCTTTAGCAGAATTTATGTCCAAATATACAGCTCCTCCTCCAACAAAAGGCTCAATATATCTGTCAATTTTCTTTGGCAAGTTAGGAATTATAACCTTAAGTTCTTCTTGTTTCCCCCCTGGCCATTTTACAAATGGTTGCATATTACTCCTCCTTAATTTCTACGAAAAAGATAATTAATACATTTAACATATTTTTTATTTTATCATATTTAAAATTTTATTTAATACATATATTCTTTTTAACATAATACTGATTTATTTATCTTATTTTATATGTTTTTTTACATTTCTTAATATATATAGAAAACAAAATGTATATTAAAAGATGAATTTTAATGTGTTATAAAAAAATGATATTTTTACCTCTATAATTAATGTTTTTTATCATTTATATATTACAATTCATACATTATATTATTATGATATCATATATGCTCCAATAAACAATTATAAAAATAATTCTAAACAAATATTTATATAATAATTTTTTATTTATTAAATATTACTTTTTATTTTTTATTTTTAATATATATTTTATTTTCTATATACTCTATAGCTTCACCTATTTCTTCACGAGAAAAATCTACTATATTCCTTAAACTTCTAATTGCTAAATTTTTAGTTAATTTTTGAGAATCAAATTCTATATTAGGGAATAATTCTTTAAAACACATCCTCAACATATCGTCTTTTATAATTTGTTCAGCTAGTCCTTTATAAGAATCTATTGAAGGTATTGTGTCCTCTTCTATCTTTTCGTAAGTTCGATGAGAATTATATTCTTGCTCCTTATCTATTTCAATTTGTGCTCTTTGTTCAAATTCACTCTTTTGTTTGTATTTATATTGAAGATCTCGCAATCGATTTTCTTTTGCTTTTTCTAATTTTAATACATCACTCTTTTTATATCTTATATCCTTATTTCTTTTCGGTTTAGGTTGAATACATTCTATATTTAATTCTTTCAGCCAATTATATATTGTCTTAGGTGTTACAATAGCTTTTGTTTCATATTTTTCTTCAAAGTAATTTAATATCTCTTTTGGTGAAACTTCTTCATTTAATCTGATGTAATCTTTTCCCATCTTCATTACCCCTTTTCTACTTTATTTCATTTTTTCTTGATGATTATTTTATTTTCCATATGATTTCATTGTAGCATAAGCATTTTAATTCATCAAGAACAATTTTATATTTCTTGATGAATTACATTGATTCATATAGAATTTCTTGATAAAATATAAATAAGTTAGAGAAAGGAGGTGATTAAATTATGTGGTTCAAAGGCTATCATAAAAGCAAGCTTTCTTGGTCTTATCCAGAAATAGAGAGTATAGACTATTTTTTAGAAGATTTTAAAGAAGAATTAACTGAAATTAATTTAGAAGATAATATTCTATTACTTGAAACATACAGAGATGAATTAAAAACAAAACCAGTAATTCTTACTTTAGGAATTTGTGAGTTAGAAATTCAAGGATTAGACGAAGCAGTAACGGTATTAA comes from the Senegalia massiliensis genome and includes:
- a CDS encoding DNA adenine methylase, translated to MQPFVKWPGGKQEELKVIIPNLPKKIDRYIEPFVGGGAVYLDINSAKEYYINDKSNELINLYKCIKNQDQEFFNKIEAINHNWLLLEEIVKKNEKELIEKYIEFRNNQLSDLDFKDFVISFIIKHNKELNGLLETSFNINLKNFLNELERNLKNKTKRMKKIEKEKGELSQKDILDNYEAAFKSGFYMHFRHLYNNINVYKINSSFETAIFYFIREYCYSSMFRYNKKGNFNVPYGGISYNRKDFKSKINKLRYSQLIKHLNKTQIENLDFEEFLNKIEPTTKDFIFLDPPYDSDFSTYAQNKFEHNDQERLADYLKKTQAKFMVIIKNTDFIYSLYKEFYIKPFDKKYLVSFQNRNDKNAEHLIITNYKTIK
- a CDS encoding AlwI family type II restriction endonuclease — its product is MNSWWFRMKPRSILRTIEWFPYFAALEGKNWNLKDEYKKSKNTKQPINIIRREYIYNAHKEGLKLSYDEFMSGEYDEVDVESAARNDKISFEFFGFGYVDNKNIVKVTDIGKLIVNKKMNDEFLLKQLLKLQFPSPIVKKKYKGNHVFAMEILIEVFKHFKYLTQLEIGLLFGCMDIKEVDITIEAIKKFRNKYNNLTNKLKTKDVMKIYKDILKNTYPKIKNKPMTYIDYADAFIRALTYTGLFLTRGRGIYTKLYIPEHSKVKIKLLQEKYKFIYNNERNLDLYMKYFGSPYNIILPWDNKEDRKIIVNNKMKNYKNIIKQEKQINKEFFIKNLPEIEKLIQSKEYKKLVIADEKLSESLLNINEQIFIQSLSKRRSSRKEIINKFEDINKGNEDMAALWLEVNTWKSLVAINGKHKVKRNFKIEEDLTPKSFAPGGGNTPDMEVYFNGFIIIPEVSLMSGVRQWEHEGSSVIDHVLKFIEEYKEKDVYGIFISKKMNVRLIWQFFILNKESWIGRNVPVIPITIEQYVDVISHIYIYELDINIFIELISKINKNALNVSNYMEWEVNINNIIKEWKNENTTNNKILKHQHK
- the cwlD gene encoding N-acetylmuramoyl-L-alanine amidase CwlD, producing MRELNIRKRDIIFIPIIILAVSLYFFNEKDIVLETSTPLMDKIIVLDAGHGGFDPGAIGNLTKKEDEINLEITLKLRRLIEQGGGIAVLTRDIDEGLDTEESKTYRQKKNEDLRNRRILINGSEPDIFISVHLNSFPQSQYYGAQTFYKKGSEESKVLAKGIQKELRRMLDKNNERVPQPRDSIYLIREADSASVLVECGFLSNPNEEKLLNNEEYQQKIAWAIYIGFIKHFE
- a CDS encoding DMT family transporter; amino-acid sequence: MDKSELLKNKVSVTIIAIFCSMLWGSAFPVLKISYSELEIAAVDIYSKILFAGMRFFIASCLIFVVVMLFLKIPIKIKRETVISLLILGLLQTSLQYFFFYNGLAYTSGIKGSILASSGTFFVVILAHFIYHDDKMNFKKTIGLISGLLGIILVNWGKGGFNLNFTFRGEGFLIISGLVSAFGTILAKKLSKEIHPFIVTAWQMFLGSLILLIVGYSGAEEMLNFNPVSSGLLLYSAFLSATAFSLWYALLKYNRAGEITMFKFVIPVTGSFLSVLLLPKEEFTIYMFGALVLVASGIIFVNYKRKNTLNKNYPD
- a CDS encoding peroxiredoxin; protein product: MKYFDIGDKAPNFTLEGIVKGKPKNVSLSDYLGCWVVLFFYGSNFTFVUPTELAAVADRHEIFKRLNTMVLGISTDSIYSHKIFQQTSPSGRKINFPLLSDRTQRVSKKYGILNENEGFDWRGAFIIDPEGKIQAWMTNPQPVARNIDEIIRIIMALQFNRRTGRGAQAGWKPGNPGIPLGWDYVGKY
- a CDS encoding amidase domain-containing protein: MIIVIKKKILIVSLIIIALCISIILFYSNKTIDVLSESDYNTIIKNNIDTRNNAILKEKEKTIEKLYDLDKKYGVWAYEHEINKMNYLHSWSKKQGIKIISIEATPIINWVKEYDEKASLNITLSTEYKYVYKDDIKNINTFRIGTYHAMDIEKRDNKWIITKDWYDDPFGDNLGIKKDDIENIKTIITKGNKNLETNDRREEIVKYMDKYLGAADNGENNYKYNNKYKDYNSIGGDCANFASQSLFEGGQFKKTYSWNYEKDGTKSWVNAQAFKDYIIYSGRSKAIKYGDYSQVLEASYQLSKGDIVAYEKKGKVVHICVVSGIDSKGYRLVHSHNTDRFRVPWDLGFTSSGIKFWLIKLNI